Proteins from one Procambarus clarkii isolate CNS0578487 chromosome 40, FALCON_Pclarkii_2.0, whole genome shotgun sequence genomic window:
- the LOC123757959 gene encoding uncharacterized protein: MATSTDNKISVKRVFTVLLLLMSSTAADNLVPRTQGNLTVRHYRGHQASGHYVTPGVVRKRLRCPRQVKCQLPGQHLNPCCFGPPGPRPPLPPPTFPPYPPLPYPTWIPTYPPTYPPPTYPPPTYPPTYPPPTYPPPTYPPTYPPPTYPPTYPPPTYPPTYPPPTYPPTYPPPTYPPTYPPPTYPPTYPPPTYPPTNPPPTFMPTNEPNSSSTTFPPSTHPTIPTVTPVYYPPPWCGMYGQCGCPQVTTPPACPYLAYGTGARRVRSIAQRTCSLNGQCPAGSSCCTHACYRSKVCTPTITTPTPRPRKVKVSVMMTSASSDCSVFIKEHLIPFTAALQNHLQIELIPYGKVGKDGGCQYGYGDCLGNWLVSCGGRHLTGGESAQLAFAACLTQHTHILSTSNFTAIMAAAVQCTVDQPARVERMYQCAVSVEGLNLFQEAGRRQRQLTPALTQVPTIALDGVVVIRLAHDVKAFPKLLCDRLRQVAGAHQLCLATQSKLLLSTPSHR, encoded by the exons ATGGCTACCTCCACCGATAACAAAATTTCCGTCAAGCGAGTATTCACT GTCTTGTTGCTACTGATGTCCAGCACAGCTGCAGACAACTTGGTGCCTCGCACTCAAGGAAACCTCACCGTCAGGCACTACAGAGGTCACCAGGCCTCCGGGCACTACGTGACACCTGGTGTGGTCAGGAAACGGTTGAGGTGTCCTCGACAAGTTAAATGCCAATTGCCCGGCCAACACCTTAATCCGTGCTGTTTCGGTCCACCAGGACCACGTCCACCTTTACCGCCACCCACTTTTCCCCCTTACCCACCGCTTCCATATCCTACTTGGATTCCAACGTACCCACctacctaccctccaccaacGTACCCACCACCAACGTACCCACctacctaccctccaccaacGTACCCACCACCAACGTACCCACctacctaccctccaccaacgtacccacctacctaccctccaccaacgtacccacctacctacccaccaccaacgtacccacctacctaccctccaccaacgtacccacctacctaccctccaccaacatacccacctacctaccctccaccaacATACCCACCTACCAACCCCCCACCTACTTTCATGCCCACTAACGAACCCaattcctcctccaccaccttcccgccCTCCACGCACCCGACCATTCCAACAGTGACGCCTGTGTACTATCCACCGCCTTG gtgtggcatgtatggaCAGTGTGGGTGTCCGCAGGTGACCACGCCCCCTGCCTGCCCCTACCTCGCGTATGGGACAGGTGCCAGACGCGTCCGAAGCATAGCTCAG CGGACGTGTAGCTTGAACGGTCAGTGTCCCGCGGGCTCCTCCTGCTGCACCCACGCCTGCTACAGGTCCAAGGTGTGCACGCCCACCATCACCACGCCCACTCCACGCCCACGCAAG GTGAAGGTGAGTGTGATGATGACGTCCGCCAGCAGTGACTGCAGCGTCTTCATCAAGGAGCACCTCATACCCTTCACCGCAGCCCTCCAGAATCACCTGCAGATCGAACTAATACCTTATGGCAAAGTTGGCAAG GATGGAGGCTGCCAGTACGGGTATGGTGACTGTCTGGGGAACTGGCTGGTCAGTTGTGGAGGTCGTCACCTGACTGGTGGAGAGTCAGCCCAGCTCGCCTTCGCCGCCtgcctcacccaacacacacacatcctcagcaCCTCAAACTTCACCGCCATCATGGCCGCTGCCGTACAG TGTACGGTGGACCAGCCAGCCAGGGTGGAGAGGATGTACCAGTGTGCCGTCAGCGTGGAGGGCCTCAATTTGTTCCAGGAAGCCGGCCGAAGGCAGCGACAACTAACACCAGCGCTCACACAAGTGCCAACCATTGCTCTTGACGGG GTAGTTGTGATCCGGTTGGCTCATGACGTGAAGGCGTTCCCCAAGCTGCTGTGTGACCGTCTCCGGCAGGTGGCCGGCGCCCACCAGCTCTGCCTCGCCACCCAAAGCAAGCTGCTCTTGTCAACTCCCTCACACCGTTAA
- the LOC123757960 gene encoding uncharacterized protein has product MIVSLHLRQVKWILISSILAAAAAADFMPIVDNITGDAATRIKRCQALMSPYYSPRCSLYPYFCYDPCAQWQHFSLPLDWLYSPTTSFPYSPTTWPTVSPITRSYPTTWPTIPPITRIYPTTWPTIPPITRPYPTTWPTIPPITRSSPTTWPTIPPITRSSPTTWPTIPPITRIYPTTWPTIPPITRTYPTTWPTIPPIARTYLTTWPTIPPITRIYPTTWPTIPPITRTYPTTWPTIPPITRLSTLFLTKPLEPTRPIPPSTPSWTRPPYTPILPTKPPKTSRPIIHSTPSWTRPPYTPILPTKPPKTSRPIIHSTPSWTRPPYTSILPTKPPKTSRPIIHSTPSWTRPPYTPILPTKPPKTSRPIIHSTPSWTRPPYTPILPTKPPKTTRPIPPSTPSWTRPIYTPLWQIKPVQPTRPFQDTMPPWTRPTYTSISQTDPPKSLIKPPHNAELLTNPKSIPEWLHPSYTGDLSANPGKSTQNWGTLLPATPAPPTSTSAAPVVKRGCNQICLGKDKIYQCCGDAPSRPAMGECPSKSTGCPEEAVAPTFPRQVSGRRCMIDNQCGVGERCCYDACLQEFLCSNLTRGTNHQLKNHDDNNLVLKNNDGNNHDDNNLVLKNNDGNNHDDNNLVLKNNDGNNLVLKNYDGNNLVLKNNDGNNHDDNSLVLKNNDGNNHDGNNLVLKNNDGNNLVLKNNDGNNYVVKHHYGNNHEDNYIYDSNQDGNNHNQIHLYSYYVNIIS; this is encoded by the exons ATGATCGTATCTCTTCACCTTCGGCAGGTAAAATGGATCCTGATATCAagtatattagcagcagcagcagcagctgactTCATGCCCATCGTTGACAACATTACCGGAGATGCAGCAACGAGGATTAAAAGATGTCAAGCGCTGATGTCCCCGTATTACTCACCGCGGTGCTCCCTCTACCCTTACTTCTGCTACGACCCTTGCGCACAGTGGCAACACTTCTCTCTTCCTCTAGATTGGCTTTATAGTCCAACAACATCATTTCCTTATTCTCCCACAACTTGGCCGACCGTTTCACCAATTACTCGTTCCTACCCGACTACCTGGCCAACCATTCCACCAATTACACGTATCTACCCGACTACTTGGCCAACCATTCCACCAATTACACGTCCCTACCCGACTACTTGGCCAACCATTCCACCAATTACACGTTCCTCCCCGACTACTTGGCCAACCATTCCACCAATTACACGTTCCTCCCCGACTACTTGGCCAACCATTCCACCAATTACACGTATCTACCCGACTACTTGGCCAACCATTCCACCAATTACACGCACCTACCCGACTACTTGGCCAACCATTCCACCAATTGCACGCACCTACCTGACTACTTGGCCAACCATTCCACCAATTACACGTATCTACCCGACTACTTGGCCAACCATTCCACCAATTACACGCACCTACCCGACTACTTGGCCAACCATTCCACCCATAACACGTCTCTCCACACTGTTTCTAACAAAACCTTTAGAACCAACCAGACCAATTCCACCTTCAACACCTTCGTGGACCAGGCCTCCATACACTCCAATACTGCCAACAAAACCTCCCAAAACATCCCGACCAATTATACATTCTACACCTTCCTGGACCAGGCCTCCATACACTCCAATACTGCCAACAAAACCTCCCAAAACATCCCGACCAATTATACATTCTACACCTTCCTGGACCAGGCCTCCATACACTTCAATACTGCCAACAAAACCTCCCAAAACATCCCGACCAATTATACATTCTACACCTTCCTGGACCAGGCCGCCATACACTCCAATACTGCCAACAAAACCTCCCAAAACATCCCGACCAATTATACATTCTACACCTTCCTGGACCAGGCCTCCATACACTCCAATACTGCCAACAAAACCTCCCAAAACAACCCGACCAATtccaccttcaacaccttcctggACCAGACCAATATACACTCCACTGTGGCAAATAAAGCCTGTACAACCAACACGACCCTTTCAAGATACAATGCCTCCTTGGACTAGACCCACATACACTTCAATATCGCAAACTGATCCTCCAAAATCGCTCATTAAGCCTCCACATAACGCAGAATTACTCACAAACCCAAAATCTATACCGGAGTGGTTACATCCTTCGTACACTGGAGATTTATCAGCAAATCCTGGAAAATCAACACAAAACTGGGGTACTCTACTCCCGGCAACACCAGCTCCACCCACAAGCACCAGCGCCGCCCCCGTCGTCAAGCGAGG ATGCAACCAAATATGTTTGGGGAAAGACAAGATATACCAGTGCTGTGGAGACG CACCATCGCGACCTGCCATGGGAGAGTGCCCATCCAAGTCTACTGGGTGCCCAGAAGAAGCTGTGGCGCCCACTTTCCCTCGCCAG GTCAGTGGTCGAAGGTGTATGATAGACAaccagtgtggtgtgggggagaggtgtTGCTACGACGCCTGTCTCCAGGAGTTCCTCTGCTCGAACCTCACCCGTGGTACCAACCATCAACTCAAGAACCACGATGACAACAACCTCGTTCTCAAGAACAACGATGGTAACAATCACGATGACAACAACCTCGTTCTCAAGAACAACGATGGTAACAATCACGATGACAACAACCTCGTTCTCAAGAACAACGATGGCAACAACCTCGTTCTCAAGAACTACGATGGCAACAACCTCGTTCTCAAGAACAACGATGGTAACAATCACGATGACAACAGCCTCGTTCTCAAGAACAACGATGGTAACAATCACGATGGCAACAACCTCGTTCTCAAGAACAACGATGGCAACAACCTCGTTCTCAAGAACAACGATGGTAATAACTACGTTGTCAAGCACCACTATGGCAACAACCACGAGGACAACTACATCTATGACAGCAACCAAGATGGCAACAACCACAATCAAATCCATCTCTATAGTTACTATGTCAACATCATTTCCTAG